In Cydia splendana chromosome 26, ilCydSple1.2, whole genome shotgun sequence, the following are encoded in one genomic region:
- the LOC134803057 gene encoding uncharacterized protein LOC134803057, giving the protein MSTVNLVKCINCNLVVNETLCFIQNKHMIMESDSLVKICSSAFSVEDIEKAKSLLFHSISTDLRNIKRKAKSKEGKSSKDLFDIINVFKVTDSEKLPVFVACDLNKLPPITWDHLDVSRLLKDITVLKHDLESIKDTYATKILVQQMKQELLCNRNDTVVNDSHQEVDFNFSQISNINNRRGAHNVHLNLNSGPIGLPPHLSFRSVTDNDEVSHRAGDSGCDELPSRSRVRTSSVVSTSSADGLCEQRAANTALSASAAHVQSNNAPDHATVASHLGRESNGELPSRVEPSRESSVNNVSQAQDKSFADVVQAPGEWKREETNSEWVTVQNKRYKNRFIGDKGTATTNTNCKFRAAESRIPLFINNVDRSTSPEDIVDYIREKTNIKVTLVKLAMKQDKEYDAYKMQGQVSPVGQGHP; this is encoded by the exons ATGTCGACGGTTAATCTAGTGAAGTGTATTAACTGCAATTTAGTTGTGAACGAGACGCTGTGTTTTATCCAAAACAAACACATGATTATGGAAAGCGACAGTTTAGTGAAAATCTGCTCTTCAGCTTTCAGTGTAGAAGACATCGAGAAGGCTAAATCTTTGCTTTTTCACTCTATTTCGACAGACCTGCGCAACATAAAACGCAAGGCCAAGAGCAAGGAGGGGAAAAGTAGCAAGGATTTGTTTGACATCATCAATGTTTTCAAAGTAACGGACAGTGAAAAGTTACCCGTGTTCGTGGCCTGTGACCTAAACAAGCTTCCTCCGATAACATGGGATCACCTGGACGTATCAAGACTTCTTAAGGACATCACGGTTCTTAAACATGACTTGGAAAGCATAAAGGATACGTATGCTACCAAAATACTCGTACAGCAGATGAAACAAGAGTTATTGTGTAACAGAAACGACACCGTGGTAAACGATAGTCACCAAGAAGTGGATTTTAACTTTTCGCAGATATCCAATATAAATAACCGTCGTGGTGCGCATAACGTACATTTAAATTTGAATAGCGGACCGATAGGCCTACCGCCGCACTTGTCATTTCGGTCGGTTACAGATAACGACGAGGTGAGTCACCGAGCGGGCGATTCCGGTTGCGACGAGTTGCCGTCTCGCTCTCGCGTACGTACAAGCTCCGTAGTATCTACTTCATCGGCCGACGGGCTCTGTGAGCAGCGCGCAGCCAATACGGCGCTTTCTGCATCGGCAGCGCATGTGCAGTCGAATAACGCTCCGGATCATGCTACTGTCGCGAGTCACTTAGGTCGAGAATCCAACGGGGAGCTACCGAGTCGAGTCGAGCCGAGTAGGGAATCATCGGTAAACAACGTTTCTCAGGCGCAGGATAAGTCTTTTGCAGATGTAGTTCAAGCCCCAGGGGAGTGGAAGCGAGAGGAAACGAACTCTGAGTGGGTTACTGTGCAGAACAAGCGTTACAAGAACCGGTTTATTGGCGATAAGGGAACGGCAACAACAAACACTAATTGCAAGTTTAGAGCAGCTGAGTCGAGGATTCCATTGTTTATAAACAATGTCGACAGGAGTACGTCGCCGGAGGATATTGTCGATTACATACGGGAAAAAACGAACATAAAAGTCACACTTGTAAAATTAGCTATGAAGCAAGATAAGGAGTATGATGCCTACAAGAT GCAAGGGCAAGTGTCGCCGGTGGGGCAGGGACACCCATGA